Proteins co-encoded in one Bubalus bubalis isolate 160015118507 breed Murrah chromosome 7, NDDB_SH_1, whole genome shotgun sequence genomic window:
- the LOC102414202 gene encoding LOW QUALITY PROTEIN: polyadenylate-binding protein 4-like (The sequence of the model RefSeq protein was modified relative to this genomic sequence to represent the inferred CDS: inserted 1 base in 1 codon; deleted 2 bases in 1 codon; substituted 1 base at 1 genomic stop codon), which yields MGDLRSDVTEAMLYEKFSPAGPVLSIWACRYMITRRSLGYAYVNFQQPADAERALDTMNFDVIKGKPIRIMWSQRDLSLRKSGXGNVFIKNLEKSIDDKALYDTFSAVGNILSCKVVCDENGSKGYAFIHFETQEAADKAMEKMNGMLLNDCKVFAGRFKSRKEREAELGAKAKEFTNVYIKNFGEKVDDENLKELFREFGKTLSVKVMRDPIGKSKGFGFVSYEKHEEANKAVEEIKGKEITGKVLFVGHAQKKVEWQAELKQKFEQLKQEMISRYQGMNLYIKNLDETIHDKKLRKEFSPFGSIASAKVMLENGRSKGFGFVCFSSPEEATKAVREKNGCIVGSKPLYVALDQRKEERKAHLTNQYMQQVAGMRALPTNAILNQFLPAAGGYFVPAVPQTQGRPLYYTPNQLAQMRPNPRWQQGGRSQGFQGMPSAICQSGPRPDLRHLAPTGNAPASGGLPTTTQRVGSECPDRLAMDFGGAGATQQGLTKSCQSGGVPTAVQNLAPRAAVAATAPWAVAPYKYASSICSPHPAIQPLQAPLPAVHVQGQEPLTASILATASLPTQEQKQMLGXRLFPLIQTMHSNLAGKITGMLLEINSSELLHMLESPESLCSKVEEAVEVLQAHHAKKEAAQKVDAVAAATS from the exons aTGGGTGACCTGCGTTCAGACGTCACCGAGGCCATGCTGTACGAAAAGTTCAGTCCTGCAGGGCCTGTGCTGTCCATCTGGGCCTGCCGCTATATGATCACCCGCCGCTCCCTGGGTTATGCCTACGTCAACTTCCAGCAGCCGGCCGACGCTGAGCGGGCCTTGGACACCATGAACTTTGATGTAATTAAGGGAAAGCCAATCCGAATCATGTGGTCTCAGAGGGATCTGTCTCTGAGAAAATCTG GTGGAAACGTCTTCATCAAGAACCTGGAGAAATCTATAGATGACAAGGCACTTTATGATACTTTTTCTGCTGTGGGGAACATTTTGTCCTGCAAGGTGGTGTGTGATGAAAACGGTTCTAAGGGTTATGCCTTTATCCACTTCGAGACCCAGGAGGCTGCCGACAAGGCCATGGAGAAGATGAACGGCATGCTCCTCAACGACTGCAAAgtgtttgcaggcagattcaagtCTCGAAAAGAGCGGGAAGCTGAACTTGGAGCCAAAGCCAAGGAATTCACCAATGTTTACATAAAAAACTTCGGGGAAAAGGTTGATGATGAGAATCTGAAAGAGCTATTTAGAGAGTTTGGTAAGACCCTAAGTGTCAAGGTGATGAGAGATCCCATTGGGAAATCCAAAGGCTTTGGCTTTGTGAGTTATGAAAAACACGAGGAGGCCAATAAGGCTGTGGAAGagataaagggaaaagaaatcacTGGGAAGGTCCTTTTCGTTGGCCATGCACAAAAGAAAGTGGAGTGGCAGGCCGAGTTAAAGCAAAAATTTGAACAGCTGAAGCAGGAGATGATTAGTCGCTATCAGGGGATGAATCTCTACATTAAAAACTTGGATGAAACCATCCATGACAAGAAGTTAAGGAAAGAGTTTTCTCCTTTTGGATCAATCGCCAGTGCTAAGGTGATGCTGGAGAATGGGAGAAGCAAAGGATTTGGCTTTGTCTGCTTCTCGTCCCCTGAAGAGGCAACCAAAGCAGTCAGGGAGAAGAATGGATGCATCGTGGGCTCCAAGCCACTGTATGTCGCTCTGGaccagagaaaggaggagagaaaggctCACTTGACCAACCAGTATATGCAACAGGTGGCTGGGATGAGGGCACTGCCCACCAATGCCATCTTAAATCAGTTCCTGCCTGCAGCTGGGGGCTACTTTGTGCCAGCAGTTCCACAGACTCAGGGAAGACCTCTGTATTACACACCTAACCAGTTAGCACAAATGAGGCCTAATCCACGCTGGCAGCAAGGTGGGAGATCTCAAGGCTTCCAAGGAATGCCAAGTGCTATATGCCAGTCTGGGCCTCGTCCAGATCTTCGCCATCTGGCTCCAACTGGTAATGCTCCAGCTTCTGGCGGCCTCCCTACTACCACTCAGAGAGTTGGGTCTGAGTGCCCTGACCGCTTGGCTATGGACTTTGGTGGGGCTGGTGCCACCCAGCAAGGGCTGACTAAAAGCTGCCAGTCTGGAGGTGTTCCTACAGCTGTGCAGAACTTAGCGCCTcgtgctgctgttgctgccacTGCTCCTTGGGCTGTTGCACCTTATAAATATGCCTCCAGCATCTGCAGTCCTCACCCTGCCATCCAGCCCCTGCAGGCACCCCTGCCTGCAGTCCACGTTCAGGGGCAGGAGCCGCTGACCGCCTCCATTCTGGCCACAGca tccctccccacccaggaacaGAAGCAGATGCTGGGTTAACGTCTGTTCCCACTCATCCAGACGATGCACTCGAACCTGGCTGGGAAGATAACTGGGATGCTGCTGGAGATCAACAGCTCGGAGTTGCTGCACATGCTGGAGTCCCCCGAGTCTCTCTGCTCCAAGGTGGAGGAGGCTGTGGAGGTCCTTCAGGCTCATCATGCCAAGAAAGAAGCTGCTCAGAAGGTGGacgctgttgctgctgctacctCTTAG